A stretch of the Lolium perenne isolate Kyuss_39 chromosome 3, Kyuss_2.0, whole genome shotgun sequence genome encodes the following:
- the LOC139837805 gene encoding uncharacterized mitochondrial protein AtMg00810-like, with amino-acid sequence MDVFNAFLHGHLEEQVFCQQPTGFIDSAHPSHVCLLSCSLYGLKQALRAWYRIAAYLHQLGFRSTRSDASLFVYNNGATTAYLLLYVDDIILTASSTDLLRQIIERLRAEFVLKDLGPLHYFLGIEVVRRTDGFFLHQRKYAHELLDNAGMLNWKPAATPVDMKSKLSTTDGSLATDSSFYRSIVGPLQYLTLTRPELEHVVQQVCLHMHAPRDPQWAAVKRILCYIRGTMDFGLSLHASTATDIVAYSEADWAGCPDTRRSTSGYYVYFGSSLISWSSKRQPTVSRSSSEAEYRAVANAVAEVSWLRQLLVELSCPVAKATVVYCDNVSAVYLSANPFRSQESINYAQLLKIFYKR; translated from the exons ATGGACGTCTTCAACGCCTTCCTCCACGGCCATCTCGAGGAGCAGGTCTTCTGCCAGCAGCCCACGGGTTTCATCGACAGCGCCCACCCCAGCCATGTGTGCCTGCTCTCGTGCTCGTTATACGGGCTCAAGCAGGCCCTACGCGCCTGGTACCGCATCGCAGCGTATCTTCACCAACTCGGCTTCCGCTCCACCCGCTCCGATGCCTCGCTGTTTGTGTACAACAATGGCGCCACCACTGCGTACCTGCtgctctacgtcgacgacatcatcttgACAGCCAGCTCCACGGACCTCCTGCGACAGATCATCGAGCGTCTTCGCGCTGAGTTTGTCCTTAAGGACTTGGGGCCCCtacactacttcctcggcatcgaggtcgtaCGTCGCACCGACGGCTTCTTCCTTCATCAGCGCAAGTACGCCCACGAGCTCCTGGACAATGCCGGTATGCTTAATTGGAAACCCGCGGCCACGCCTGTCGACATGAAGTCCAAGCTCTCCACCACGGATGGTTCGTTGGCCACGGACTCGTCATTTTATCGCTCCATAGTCGGCCCCCTGCAGTACCTCACCTTGACCCGCCCCGAGCTAGAGCATGTTGTCCAGCAGGTGTGCCTTCACATGCACGCTCCACGGGATCCTCAATGGGCTGCGGTCAAGCGGATCCTCTGCTACATTCGTGGCACCATGGacttcggcctctccctccacgccTCCACTGCCACGGACATCGTCGCCTACTCGGAGGCCGATTGGGCAGGTTGCCCCGACACGCGTCGCTCCACGTCTGGCTACTACGTCTACTTCGGATCTTCGCTCATCTCCTGGTCGTCTAAGCGACAACCCACGGTCTCTCGCTCCAGCTCCGAAGCGGAGTACCGGGCTGTTGCTAACGCGGTTGCCGAGGTCTCCTGGCTACGGCAACTGCTCGTTGAGCTCTCATGTCCTGTTGCCAAAGCCACCGTGGTCTATTGCGACAACGTCTCCgccgtctacctctccgccaacccg TTTAGATCTCAAGAGTCAATTAATTACGCGCAACTTCTAAAGATTTTCTACAAGAGGTAG